In the genome of Lactuca sativa cultivar Salinas chromosome 3, Lsat_Salinas_v11, whole genome shotgun sequence, the window TATGAGTTGTGGATCAATGACTTCTTCGTTACATATATCTATAAAACCAAATGATTCCTctctaaattttcaaaacttGGAAATCCTAAAACATACAAATATGCTTCCTCATCTACAACTAATTCTTCTCCTTTTAGCCTTCATTTCCCATGAACCTGTAGCCGTAGCACAATCCCAAGTTGCACCAATAACCAAACATACGGACCTTGCTACACCACTCTATAGCGTTCAGTTGATGATCACTTCATGGGTAAACAGAGACATCTTTTATAAAAACCTCCTTATAGACATAGATGCACCTTTCACATGGTATAACTGCACTGTGGACTGGAATAGTTTGATTTATAACAGAAATTGCCCCACGTGCCCTGCCCCAGTTTCTTGTCAGGAGTATCAATGCACGAATGTCCGCACATCTTCCACTTATGAAAGCCCTTCATGTCTTCCAGAAACCAACAGTTCGACTTTACCTGGTGGGGGAGACTGCACATGCCCAGTCAATGTGGTGAACCCAGTTAACGGGACATGTGGTCAAGCCCTACTCAACTTTGACGAATTCACGTTCAGGGGAAGTGATGGGAAAAACCCTCTTCCAGATTATTTGGTTCGTAGCCAGCTTAACGCAGCATGTGCTCCAATAACTACGTTTGAGTCATTCCCTGCAAATGTTACTGGTGTAATGGCTTTTTCCAAATCTCCGTATGCATTTCCAGCTTATCAATTTCAACCTTTCACAAAAACATTTGGTTTATGTTTGCCTAGCTCTTTGTCTGCTCATGGAGTTATGTTCAGTGGGAGCGGACCGTATTATCTTCTTCCCAACTCAGATGTCGATCTTCGAAGTCTTCTCTCTTATGTTCCATTACTCAGTTATCCTGATTCTTTTGGTTATTTTATTGGTGTCAAATCGGTTGTAGTTAAGGGAAGATCTATTGATGTTTCAAATAGCACCACGAAGCTTAGTACGATTGAGCCTTACACCATTCTTAGGACAGACATTTACAAGCAACTGGTTCATATGATATCAATCGCCACAATGGGAATCCTTCGTGTAAGGCAAGTGGCACCCTTTGGTCTTTGTTTAAAGAATCAAATTGGTCGTTCCCATGTCAGTTTGCTGGTGTTGAGACTAATTCAGAATTTTTATCCATGCACGTTTTTATTTAGCTTAGAATAAGTCACAGAGACCAGTAAGTGGTCCCTAGTCTTTAGCAAGAAGTCAAGGTTGTTTCCTACTTTCCAGCAAATTTTTAGTTTAAAAGGCATAGGCAAGTGTACGATTGTTTGTATCTCTCTTTTAAGTTCCTTTTCTTATTCAGTGAATAAAGAAACACATTGCCTACTATTATCTGCTGTATCTTTTCTTTGCTCTCTGTATTCATCAGCCCACTTTGCAGCTTTCTTTAAAGCTGTTTTCCCACTTTACCCTTCCTGTGATTCACTGAAACCGTCCCCTACACATCTCACCATTCTGTCCTCTGTGTATTGTCTTGTTAAAAGATCATTTTGTCCCTGCAAAAATaccaacatttggtatcagagcattcctGGTGTATGCCAAAATATCAACCTCGTGTGATAGATATGTCTGGAAGCAATGGAGAAAAAGATGGTCAAGTCACACTACATTATCCAATGTTGTCAAGATCCAACTATGCTGCATGGGCCATCAAAATGAGGGTGTTTATGCAGGCCCAAGGTGTTTGGGAAGCTGTTGAACCTAGAACAGCCAATACAGTGGTGGAAGTGAAGAAAGATAAATTGGCATTGGCAGCCATTTATCAAGGAATACCCGAGGATCTATTGTTGTCACTGGCTGAGAAGAAAACAGCCAAAGAAGCATGGGACGCTTTGAAGACCATGTTTATGGGAGCAGACAGGGTGAGGACTGCAAGAATTCAAACATTGAAGTATGAGTTTGAATCATTGAACATGAAGGAAACAGAAGGAGTAGATGAGTTCGCTGTGAAAGTGATAAACATAGTAAGTACCATGCGTACTTTGGGAGATACTGTAGATGAATCCTATGTGGTGAAGAAGCTACTTAGGGCAGTACCAGCCAAATTCCTTCAGATAGCCTCAACCCTTGAACAGTTTGCTGACCTGGATGAAATGACAGTAGAAGAAGTGATCGGTAGGCTTAAAGCTCATGAAGAGAGAATGAAGGGACATGGTGATACAGAGGAGAGAAAGTTACTATTGACCCACCAAGAGTGGACTGAAAGAAACAAGAAGAAGGGTGAAGGTAGTTCTAAGTCAGCCCCAAAAGGCAATCGTGGTTCACGAGGAAGAGGAAGAGGCCGGGGAAGAGGTGGTCCAAGTAGTGGTCGAGGTGGCCGTGGCAGAGGCGGCTCTCACCAGCAGAAAGAAAGGAGTCAAAATGGAGGACACAATCAAGACAAAAGTGACATACAATGTTACAATTGTCAAGAGTTCGGGCACTATGCAGCTGAGTGCAAGAACCCAAGAAAAGAGAGAAATTATGAAAGCAATCTGATCCAGGAAGATAATGAACCAGCTTTGTTGCTGTCATCCcttgaagctaaagaagaagcagGGGAAGTATTCTTGAATGAAGAGAATGTTAACCCAAAGCTGAGATCAAATGGAGATAGTGCATCTGATTCAAATATGTGGTATCTGGACACAGGGGCCAGCAACCACATGACTGGAAATAGAAGCAAGTTTCAGGAACTAGACACCACAGTCCAGGGCACTGTAAGGTTTGGTAACAATTCAAAAGTGAGAATTGAAGGAAAAGGAAGAATTGCCTTTCAGTGTAAAAATGGGGAGCAAAGAAAATTAGAAGAAGTGTATTATATACCTGATCTGTGTAGCAATATCATAAGTCTTGGCCAACTTGATGAAGGAGGAGACGAGATCAGAATCAAGCAAAATATTCTAAGAATTTATGACTCCAAGATGAGGCTTCTTATGAAGGTGCAAAGGTCATCAAACCGCCTGTACAAGATAGAACTCAGAGAAGTCAGCTCAAGATGCCTAGTTGGTGAAAGCAAAGACCCAACCTGGCTTTGGCATACCAGGCTAGGTCACGTAAACTTCACTGCTTTGAAATCCATGTCAGAAAAAGGAATAATTGAAGGAGTGCCAAAGATGGCCATACCATCCAAACCGTGTGAAGGCTGTCTTGTTGGAAAACAATCAAGAAGCTCGTTCCCAGCAAGCACAAATTACAGAGCTAAGAAAAAATTGGAACTAGTCCATGGCGACCTTTGTGGACCAGTCTCACCACCAACACCTGCAGGCAACATATATTTTATGCTGTTAGTTGATGACTACAGCAGGGTGATGTGggtattttttataaaaacaaaagacGAAGCTTTTCGTACCTTCACGGACTTCAGAAGCAAAGTGGAGAATGAAACCGGTGAAAAGTTAAAAATGTTAAGAACAGATCGTGGAGGGGAGTTCCTGTCTAAGAAATTTGAAGAGTATTGTAGTGAAACTGGATTGGAACGCCAATACACCGCACCCTACTCCCCACAGCAAAATGGGGTAGTAGAGAGGCGAAACCGGACAGTACTAGAGATGGCCAGGAGTTGTTTGAAAGCGATGATGGTACCCGACGCACTGTGGGGTGAGGCGGTGAGTCATGCGGTGTATGTATTAAATCGTCTAAGCACCAAGGCCCTAGATGGGACCACACCGTATGAAATATGGACCGGAAGAAAACCACACGTAGGTCATCTGAGAGTCTTTGGCTGTGTTGCTCATATGAAAATAGCGAAGAATCATCTCAAGAAATTGGAAGATCGAAGTAAGAAAGTAGTATATCTTGGCACTGAGAAAGGCTCAAAGGCTCACAGGTTACTAGACCCCAATACCGGTGCGATATATGTGAGCAGGGATGTTATCTTCGAGGAAAATCGGAGATGGGAATGGGAGAAATCACTGAAGATCAAATCAACACCAGGTATATCGTTCACCATCGAAGGCTTCGATTTCAGTGAGGAGCATTACAGTGACGAAGGCGATTGGGTGTCGGATACATCCGAGTACGTAAGTAGGTCGGATACAGTTGAGGGTGAAATCGAGGAACCCAATAATAATGACATCTGGGCCGACTCCACTCAGCCCATAAATCCAACACCAAATTTAAGCCCAATCCCTACACCTATCAACACACCGCCGGGTACACCCATTCCTCCATCTACACAAAATTCTTCAACCCACGTAGCGACTCCAAGTACCGGTTCAAGTTCCACGGGTGGCGGTGCCCCAAAACGATACCGATTACTGTCCGATTTATACGAAAACACCAATGAAATCGAACTCCCACCAGAGGAACTCATGTTGGTAAGCAACGAAGAAGAACCTGCGAGTTATGACGAAGCAAGACGAAAGAAGGAGTGGGTACAGGCTATGAATGATGAAATGGCCTCAATTGAAAAGAATGATACCTGGAACCTGGTCGATTTACCAAAAGGAAGAAGAGCAATTGGCCTGAAGTGGGTATTCAAGGTAAAGCGAGATCCACAAGGTAATATCCTGAAGCACAAAGCCAGAATTGTAGCTAAAGGATACATACAAAAACAGGGTATCGACTATGAAGAGGTGTTCGCTCCGGTGGCGAGAATTGAAACAGTCCGAGTCATCTTGGCTCTCGCAGGCTCAAATGGGTGGCGTGTACATCATCTGGACGTGAAGTCGGCATTCTTGAATGGGCACCTAACTGAAGAAGTCTATGTCTCGCAACCTGAAGGCTTCGTGAAGAAAAATGAACCTGGGAAGGTGTATAAGCTCTCTAAAGCCCTATATGGCTTGAAACAAGCTCCCAGAGCTTGGAATTCGTGCTTAGACAAGTATCTAAAGAGCTTGGGTTTCAGAAGGTGTGCTCAAGAATATTCAGTATATACAAGAACAAAGAATGGAAGCAGTCTGATTATTGGAATATATGTAGATGATTTACTTGTTACAGGTAGCAATCCAGAAAACATAAAAGAGTTCAAGAAGGAGATGAAGGCCAGATTCGAAATGAGTGATCTTGGTCTACTGTCATACTACCTGGGAATTGAAGTAAACCAACAAGACAAAGGAATCACGTTAAAACAGGAAGGTTATGCCAAGAACATTCTGATCAAAACTCGCATGATAGACTGCAATCCTACCAAAACTCCAATGGAGCATAAACTCTCTTTGACCAAGGATGGAAATGAGGAGCTGGTAAATCCAACCGAGTACAGAAGCATTGTTGGCTGCCTAAGGTATCTCACTCACACTAGACCTGATATAACCTTTGCTGTTGGCGTAGTTAGTCGATTTATGGAGAAGCCCACCATAAAACACCTCCAAGCTGTAAAAGGAATCCTTAGATATGTAAAAGGAACCTTAAGTCATGGTTTAGTCTATTCTAAAGAAGAAGAAAAGGTCAATATTTCAGGCTATACTGATAGTGATCTGGCCAAAGATATAAATGACAGAAGAAGCACAGGGGGAATGGCGTTTTATGTAAATGGAAACTTGGTCACATGGGCATCTCAAAAGCAAAGGGTAGTAGCACTTTCATCTTGTGAAGCTGAGTTTATTGCTGCCACTATGGCAGCATGTCAGGGCATATGGTTAAGAAGACTTCTCACTGAAATCACAGGTCAAAAGGTACCACCTGTGACATTGTTTGTGGACAATCAATCAGCTCTTGATCTAATGAAAAACCCAGTATTTCATGGTCGAAGCAAACATATCGACATCAGGTATCATTTCATCAGGGAGTGTGTTGAAAATGGAGAAATCACAGTAAAACATGTGAGTGGGAAAAGCCAGAAAGCAGACATTCTTACAAAGTCTTTAGCAAGGGTGAAGCATGAAGAAATGAGAGACTTAGTTGGTGTGATGAAGATTCAGAATTAAAGGGGAAATGTTGAGACTAATTCAGAATTTTTATCCATGCACGTTTTTATTTAGCTTAGAATAAGTCACAGAGACCAGTAAGTGGTCCCTAGTCTTTAGCAAGAAGTCAAGGTTGTTTCCTACTTTCCAGCAAATTTTTAGTTTAAAAGGCATAGGCAAGTGTACGATTGTTTGTATCTCTCTTTTAAGTTCCTTTTCTTATTCAGTGAATAAAGAAACACATTGCCTACTATTATCTGCTGTATCTTTTCTTTGCTCTCTGTATTCATCAGCCCACTTTGCAGCTTTCTTTAAAGCTGTTTTCCCACTTTACCCTTCCTGTGATTCACTGAAACCGTCCCCTACACATCTCACCATTCTGTCCTCTGTGTATTGTCTTGTTAAAAGATCATTTTGTCCCTGCAAAAATACCAACAGCTGGTTCCTGATATTGTTTTGGAACTCGAGGATGGGAAGAAATGGATAATATCCTCAAGTAATTCGATGAAACAAGTTAAGAAAAATGTGGCTTGTCTTGCTTTTGTTGATGGTGGTGAGACAAGTGAACATGGGATAGTGATCGGGACGTTTCAGATGGAGGATAACTTCCTGATGTTTGATTTAGACAATTCAAGTTTAGGGTTTAGTTCTTCTTTATTAAGCAATAAGACTTCTTGTGCAAACTTCAACTTTACCAGCCCTTGATGTTGTTTCAGAAGACTTGTTCCATTTTAATTGTATGTCGACATGATCACGATTATGTGTTGCTGTACATCCAAATAATTGAAATATTTCACTCATTTGTGCCACAATGTTTGAGTTTGTTACCATTTATGTAATATTGTCCATCCGTTgccatacttttttttttttatatttttttgaacgGCAAGAATGTATTCTAACTAATGAAACTAGGGAAAATTACAAAACAAAGTACATCGGATTCAGTCCACAAATCCTGGTTCAAAGCCCTTCAGCCTTTCAAGCTTGCAtgccaaaataaaaaataaaaaaaaaacatttattttatgtGGGACAACCTTAGAGCAGTTTTTGGGTAATTAGTAGTGGACAAGGAATGTTTGACGATCTCATCCCTAGGATGCGGCGGTGAAGGCTCCTACGGTACCTTATCTAGACTCCGGCACCATTTATTTTCGGTGGAATCACCCAAAATATTTAGTAGTTACTTCGAAGAGTGTATTTTTTAGAACACccaaatacaaatatataattCACTCCTAAATTAACACTTAATTTCATATATGTCTACAACAAGAGAGGGAGGATACATATAATACCGTTGGGCTAGAAGCTCTTTTGTAGAAGAAGAGTGTCACTACAAGAAATATTAGCATTACCGGCgacgcctttagcggcgacacctagcaatagcggcgacatgtaGTTGACGCGTTACATGTCGCCGCTATCGCTatgtgtcgccgctaatgcctTGTTACAGCGATTCGCGTCGATTTAACCCTAACCGTCCGATTTCATTTCAATCCAACGGCTGTAGAGGAAAGCCAAAAGACGCGCTGACTTTTCCCTCCACTTGTCGCCGCTATTACCCtagtgtcgccgctaatgccctAGCGTCGCCACTATTGCCCGTCGCCGCTAATGCTTTACGCAGATATCCCTTTCCAGACTCCCTTTCTGCCATTTTTTTTCTGCATTCTGTTCTTGCTCTCGTTTTCCTCTCGGGCATTCTTCAATTTCGTGTGTCATTTCCAATTTGGCGGAGTAGAAATTGCTTGTTGGACCGGTGCTAGCCCATCCTTCCCCCAAGACCACCACAAGGCCGCCACAGCCCCAAAATCCAGCGATATTTAGCTAAATTCCGAAATTGCCCCCAATCAAAGGTCAAATTCCTCctctttttttatgatttttctgtttttgtGTTCATTTAGATGATAACTTGTGAATAATTTTCAATTTTGTTGAGTGATATGTTATTTTGAGATATGAAGTTGTTGTGCATTTTGTTGGATTGTATACATTTTGTTGGATTGTGTGTTGGATGAAATTTAGATGTATAAATTTGTTGAATGAAATTTAGATGTATAAATTAAGATGTATAAATTTTGTTGGATTATTTTGTGGATTGTATGCATTTTCAATTTCATTCAATTTTGTTGAATGAAATTTAGATGTATAAatttgtatgaaattggatgaaattggaatatgcaaattGGACGTATACATTTGGCTTAATTGTATTAAATTGGATGAAATTGGAATATGTAAAGTGGatgaaattggaatatgcaaattgtatgaaattggatgtATACATGGCTTAATTGGatgaaattggaatatgcaaatttaatgtatacatttggcttaattaggttattaatagcaacttacttctagtaatgtattgtatatggtTTCAAAGTGCTTAATTTTGTAAGTGACCTAATGTTTGGCTTTAATTGGATGAAATTGGCttaattgtaaaatcaacttaaagtagttttaaaatcaagttaatgttaatattaaaataaaataaaattactttaaaaaaataaactaataacaaaaaataaaatattaaattaattagaaaataaaattaatttacctttagaatcaaattaatgttaatattaaaataaaataaaattacttttttaATTGATTGTAAAATCAACTCTaagtagttttaaaatcaagttaatgttaatattaaaataaaataaaattactttaaaaaaataaactaataacaaaaaataaaatattaaattaattagaaaataaaattaatttacctttagaatcaaattaatgttaatattaaaataaaataaaattatttttttaattgattgtaaaatcaacttaaagtagttttcaaatcaagttaatgttaatattaaaataaaataaaattactttaaaaaaataaactaataacaaaaaataaaatattaaattaattagaaaataaacttaatttacctttagaatcaaattaatgttaatattaaaataaaataaaattacttttttaattaattgtaaaatcaacttaaagtagttttaaaatcaaattaatgttaatattaaaataaaataaaattacttaaaaaaaataaactaataaaagaataaaatattaaattaattagaaaataatataaatatacttttagtgacttaatgttggtcattacaacttTAGCTTTAATTATGTTTCAGTTGcatcatgtctattgataaaagCTGGACTACTAATCCACATCGTCAATCTCCCGAGTTCCAGCTAGGACTCGACACTTTTGTCGAGAGATCCATGTTACACCTAGATTGTAAAGGTGAAACCAGATGTCCGTGTGAGAAATGTGATAATTGTTACTTCATGAATCCGAAAGCAATGAGACGTCATGTTCGTACATATGGTTTCAGTCAATCATACAAAACATGGATATATCACGATGAACCTTTAATCCCTCCAGTTGTAGATGTCGTTTCGCCAAGCAACGAGATGGCTAATGTTATTGACGACGTTATGTGGGAGTCGAGAGAAAATGATATAAAcctcgatgaaggaacctcgaatACAAGGGGTAGTGGTGTCGATGATGATTTTGAAGAGTTGTTAGAGGCAGTCGAAACCAAGTTATATCCTGGTTGTACGTTTTCATTCCTTGATTTTTTAGCAAAGCTGATGCATATGAAGGTcaacaacaaatggactgatagTTCATTTGCAACTCCTTGAGTTGTAGCATTCAGCATTTCCACCAGACAACAAGGTTCCCTGTTCATATTATTTAGCAAAAAAGAAACTGAAGAAGTTAGGATTGGGGTACGAGTCAATTCATGTGTGCAAAAACGATTGTTTTCTCTTCTGGAAGGAACACAAGTCATTGCAAGTTTGTCCCGTTTGTAAAGAGAGTCGGTGGATTGATAAAAACACCAAGGGTAAGAAAGTGGCTCATAAGGTGTTACGATACTTTCCATTGGCCCCTAGACTACGCCGTTTGTATTGTTCACGGTACACTTCCAAAAATATGATATGGCATAGTACTGGGAGATCAGAAGATGGTGTGATGCGTCATCCAGTTGATGGAGAGTCTTGGCAATAATTTGATGTAGATTACCATGACTTCTCGAGTGAACCTCGCAACGTACGACTAGGGCTGGCAGCTGATGGCTTTAATCCATTTGGTAACATGCGTAATCCGCATAGTACGTGGCTGGTTGTACTCACCACTTACAATCTGCCACCATGGCTTTGTATGAAAGAGTCATCATTCATGATGGCCTTGTTGATTCCCGGCCCTAAAGCGCCTGGAAAGGACATAGATGTTTTCCTTAGGCCGTTAGTGGAAGAGCTTAATTTTTTATGGCAATCAGGCATACGCATTAAAGACGCAGCGACAAACACATTCTTCACGATGAAAGCTATGTTGTTATGGATAATAAACGACTTTCCAGCTCGTAGTAGTTTATCGGGCTGGAGCGGACAAGGGTACAGAGCATGCCCGACTTGCAATGAAGACACTCCTTCGTACCGTCCAGTAAATAAAGTCGTTTATATCGGTCATCGCCGGTTCTTAGATGCTGATGATCCATTAAGGATGAGTTTGAAATTTAATAGGCAACCAGAGACAAGACCCGCTACAAGACACTTTACTAATGAAGACATACAAGAGCAACTAGGTCATCTAATACTTCGTAAACCGGGTAAACATCCTAACACTCTCAAAGAAAACATGGATCGGCAAGGATTTGAGTTGAACTGGTCGAAACGTAGCATATTTTTCGAGCTCGAGTATTGGTCTTCTAGCTGAAACACAACATAGATTTGATGCATGTCGAGAAAAATGTGGGTGAGAGTCTTTTGGGTACTTCTATGATGAATGATAAGAGTAAAGACACATCAAGTGCACGTGAGGACTTGAAAATCTGAATATCTGGCGTAATCAATGGTTGCAAAAAAAGGTAACAAGTTCACTAGACCACATGCAAGCTACTCATTCAAGAAACTTGACCGCAAAATCTTTTGTCAATTTATAAGATATGTTAAATTTCCTGATGGGTTTGGATCTAACATTAGTAAGAAAGTGGTAGATAACGATACTAACATTATTGGGTTGAAATCTCATGACTATCACATTCTTATGCAACGTTTGATACTGATTAGAGTTAGAGCGTTATTGGAAAAAGAAACTTCTACACCAATTGTAGATCTTTGTATGTTTTTCAAGCAAATTTGCTCCAGAACACTAAAGGTGGAGGATATGAGgaaagcaaaagaagacattattAGAATCTTGTGCAAGTTAGAGTTGATTTATCCGCCAGCGTTTTTCGACATTATGATTCATTTAGTTTTGCATTTACCTGATGAAGCGATTGCCAGAGGCCCGGTATGTATGAGATGGATGTCTCTGTTTGAAAGGtaaatgaaaaaactaaaaaactatgtcAGAAATAAGGTGAGGCTGGAAGGTTGTATAGCTGAAGGTTATATTGCTAAAGAAGCTTTGACATTTTCTTCGATGTACCTTCGAGATGTCAATCGCCTTGAAAGAAACGAAGACGTTGTCATTGAAAAAACAAAGTTTTGGATGTTTGAGTCCAAGTGTCGACCGACGAGTGCAACGCAAATCAAACATCTTGATATAACGGAGAAACGTAATATTGAATGGTTTATATTGAATAGTTGTCAAGAAGTCAGACAATACATCGAGTAAGTGTTCTTACTTTTAATTATCTTTCATTATTTATTGTTACTTTTTTCCATTCatcaatttaatatatatatatatatatatatatatatatatatatatattcatcaaTATAGAAAATTCAAATCTGAACATCCTGAAAGTGACGAAAAGACCGAATATCCCAACTGGTTTCTTGAAAAGGTAATCATAATTAACAAACAAATATCTTTCATAAATTTAATGAATCAAGAatacataacacatcaacatatgtTTAATAGGTTTATCAGATGGAAAAAGAAAACTCTCCTGAATTCCACAAAGAGTTGTCAGCCCTTTCAATGGGTTCACAAATAGATGTTTATACTTACATTGCGTGCATAGTCAACGGTGTTCGGTTATGGTAATTAGTCGTGATGCACAACGCAAAATGAAAAACTCTGGGGTTCTAGCGGTTGGTGagaatggagagaaatattatgGCCAGTTAGAAGAGATTATGGAGGTGCAATATCCATATGATTATTCGACTGTAATATTTCGGTGCAAGTGGTTTGATACGGGAGATATTCCTGATGATAATTTCATAAGTATCGACACAGAAAAAGAAGCATACCAAGATGATCAACTCATATATGCTTCGCAAGCCAAACAAGTGTTCTACATCTGCGAGCCTGTTAATCATCGAAGAAACCGAAACAACAACCCTCGTTGTGTCGTCGAGCATGTTAATCATCGAAATATTTGGGATCTACCATCCGACAATCCTCGTGTCCAAAATGCTTACAATGACTCTGTCCAAGATGTCGACAATGTGGACGCCGAAAATGTTGATATAGTTCAAAACGACTCTTCATCTGGAGCTAGACTTTTTATCGACTTCTCACaatactttcaaaacaatgttgACGTAGCTCAAAATAATGTTGATTATGACGATGAAGACGAGACTGAAGTACCTCCGCCAACGGGTAGAATCGATAATGTTTCCAATGAAGAGACTGATTATGATAATGGCGATTTTGATTATGATACGGATGAAGAAGACATTGAAGTATATGATGAAGATTCtgattaaaaaatcaatttttttttgtaatagaaACTTTATTTGAAATGTACCTTTAATTCATATTGTTTGTctaacttttatttatgttgTTTGTCTATATTGTATATCTTACAATTTCGCAGGGTAACTAACTTTTATTCATATTGTATTTCTATATTGTACATCTTGTAATTTACAGGTTGCAAATGAGGTTTACTTGGGCGATACTCTTGGCCATAATGGCTGATGTTATGGGGCTTGGACATGGAGGTGATGGAGCTGGGGATCCATCACCTCCAGGAGGCTTTGGTCGTGGTCAGCACGAACAGGACGGtgagttttattatgatatatttattaactattttaattattttataataagTTATCGTGACtaattgtaacaccccggattcccaggtattattttattcttttatttttgggtgtttgtgaggagactcggcgagttggagtccaaactcgccgagtaggatcgcggttttgtgcGCGGGTTtgcgtatggactcggcgagtccatgttgtttaatgaaaccctagtttCCATGGTTTGAGTCCTaattaaaggggcttatggccgtcatttgcagccaccaaccccagagagaaaccctaaagagattttgagcattttgggagagagaagaggccattgttgacctttgaagaTTTGTTTGGCAAGGAAAAGtagattctagctaagaggaggcaagggaggtggacatccttcgattttggagctcatagcatcattttggaggtatattttggcttccttttctgttgttatgataaacatgggggtttagggtttcttgacccctttgttggttagatttgatgtccatttcgtccctatttgtgatgaggcttgagatgagatccatagaggtccaga includes:
- the LOC122194383 gene encoding chitinase CLP-like encodes the protein MLPHLQLILLLLAFISHEPVAVAQSQVAPITKHTDLATPLYSVQLMITSWVNRDIFYKNLLIDIDAPFTWYNCTVDWNSLIYNRNCPTCPAPVSCQEYQCTNVRTSSTYESPSCLPETNSSTLPGGGDCTCPVNVVNPVNGTCGQALLNFDEFTFRGSDGKNPLPDYLVRSQLNAACAPITTFESFPANVTGVMAFSKSPYAFPAYQFQPFTKTFGLCLPSSLSAHGVMFSGSGPYYLLPNSDVDLRSLLSYVPLLSYPDSFGYFIGVKSVVVKGRSIDVSNSTTKLSTIEPYTILRTDIYKQLVHMISIATMGILRVRQVAPFGLCLKNQIGRSHVSLLVLRLIQNFYPCTFLFSLE
- the LOC111883520 gene encoding retrovirus-related Pol polyprotein from transposon TNT 1-94, which gives rise to MSGSNGEKDGQVTLHYPMLSRSNYAAWAIKMRVFMQAQGVWEAVEPRTANTVVEVKKDKLALAAIYQGIPEDLLLSLAEKKTAKEAWDALKTMFMGADRVRTARIQTLKYEFESLNMKETEGVDEFAVKVINIVSTMRTLGDTVDESYVVKKLLRAVPAKFLQIASTLEQFADLDEMTVEEVIGRLKAHEERMKGHGDTEERKLLLTHQEWTERNKKKGEGSSKSAPKGNRGSRGRGRGRGRGGPSSGRGGRGRGGSHQQKERSQNGGHNQDKSDIQCYNCQEFGHYAAECKNPRKERNYESNLIQEDNEPALLLSSLEAKEEAGEVFLNEENVNPKLRSNGDSASDSNMWYLDTGASNHMTGNRSKFQELDTTVQGTVRFGNNSKVRIEGKGRIAFQCKNGEQRKLEEVYYIPDLCSNIISLGQLDEGGDEIRIKQNILRIYDSKMRLLMKVQRSSNRLYKIELREVSSRCLVGESKDPTWLWHTRLGHVNFTALKSMSEKGIIEGVPKMAIPSKPCEGCLVGKQSRSSFPASTNYRAKKKLELVHGDLCGPVSPPTPAGNIYFMLLVDDYSRVMWVFFIKTKDEAFRTFTDFRSKVENETGEKLKMLRTDRGGEFLSKKFEEYCSETGLERQYTAPYSPQQNGVVERRNRTVLEMARSCLKAMMVPDALWGEAVSHAVYVLNRLSTKALDGTTPYEIWTGRKPHVGHLRVFGCVAHMKIAKNHLKKLEDRSKKVVYLGTEKGSKAHRLLDPNTGAIYVSRDVIFEENRRWEWEKSLKIKSTPGISFTIEGFDFSEEHYSDEGDWVSDTSEYVSRSDTVEGEIEEPNNNDIWADSTQPINPTPNLSPIPTPINTPPGTPIPPSTQNSSTHVATPSTGSSSTGGGAPKRYRLLSDLYENTNEIELPPEELMLVSNEEEPASYDEARRKKEWVQAMNDEMASIEKNDTWNLVDLPKGRRAIGLKWVFKVKRDPQGNILKHKARIVAKGYIQKQGIDYEEVFAPVARIETVRVILALAGSNGWRVHHLDVKSAFLNGHLTEEVYVSQPEGFVKKNEPGKVYKLSKALYGLKQAPRAWNSCLDKYLKSLGFRRCAQEYSVYTRTKNGSSLIIGIYVDDLLVTGSNPENIKEFKKEMKARFEMSDLGLLSYYLGIEVNQQDKGITLKQEGYAKNILIKTRMIDCNPTKTPMEHKLSLTKDGNEELVNPTEYRSIVGCLRYLTHTRPDITFAVGVVSRFMEKPTIKHLQAVKGILRYVKGTLSHGLVYSKEEEKVNISGYTDSDLAKDINDRRSTGGMAFYVNGNLVTWASQKQRVVALSSCEAEFIAATMAACQGIWLRRLLTEITGQKVPPVTLFVDNQSALDLMKNPVFHGRSKHIDIRYHFIRECVENGEITVKHVSGKSQKADILTKSLARVKHEEMRDLVGVMKIQN